One genomic window of Borreliella garinii includes the following:
- a CDS encoding PTS transporter subunit EIIC, which translates to MINFIKIINFSSLQKFSKALRVTISILPVSCLLIGIGSVFSNPSNIVYVDKFFFQDVLGLMKAIGNAILLNMPLIFSVGISIGVARIGQGTAALGGLIGYLTFNITGNYFIETFSGLVEAEAMSSVGRINFLGVQTLNTGIAGSLAVGLLVGYLHNKFYNMKLPKAFVFFSECHFVPIVIVLPFCVILAICFCLIWSSVDTLIASLGLFVFRFEYFGSFLYGFLNRLLLPLGLHSILSFPFEFTSLGGVETINDNIFRGIKSIFHAQLLEPSLAKFSPGLAKISSGFYLSIMFGLPGAALGVYKGIVHEDKSKVAALLFSGALTAFLTGITEPLEFLFIFTAPLLYFVHAIYSGFALLFANFFDVRIGNTFSTGFLDFFMFGILQGNSRTNWISIVPLGIIFFALYYFTFSWLYRYFDFQIFVADDPFFEGQEGKLESLGIAHLLIQGLGGFDNIKKIDVCSTRLHVDVVNVELIDNDLLKEAGALKIGLVNGKVQLFYGSNSYYIKKAIDTYSPKSLFEASVMVAVDNVKQGLKTYIEMKEDKKLEKQGKSGKAYKLNELEED; encoded by the coding sequence ATGATTAATTTTATTAAAATAATTAACTTTTCAAGTTTACAGAAATTTTCTAAAGCACTACGGGTGACTATTTCTATTCTACCAGTTTCATGTTTATTGATTGGCATTGGATCTGTGTTTTCAAATCCTTCTAATATTGTTTATGTTGATAAATTCTTTTTTCAAGATGTTTTAGGTTTAATGAAGGCTATAGGTAATGCTATTCTTCTCAATATGCCTTTAATTTTTTCTGTTGGGATTTCTATTGGAGTTGCAAGAATTGGGCAAGGAACAGCTGCTTTAGGAGGTCTTATTGGTTATTTGACATTTAATATTACTGGAAATTATTTTATTGAGACTTTCTCAGGACTTGTTGAAGCAGAAGCGATGTCTTCTGTGGGGCGTATAAATTTTCTTGGTGTTCAAACTTTAAATACGGGAATTGCAGGTTCTTTGGCGGTTGGGCTTTTAGTTGGTTATTTGCATAATAAATTTTATAATATGAAGCTGCCAAAGGCTTTTGTTTTTTTTTCAGAGTGTCATTTTGTGCCTATAGTAATAGTTTTGCCTTTTTGTGTTATTCTGGCTATATGTTTTTGTTTGATTTGGTCAAGTGTTGACACGTTAATTGCATCTTTAGGTTTATTTGTTTTTAGATTTGAATATTTTGGCAGTTTTCTTTATGGATTTTTAAATAGACTTTTATTGCCTTTGGGATTGCATTCTATTTTATCTTTTCCTTTTGAGTTTACTTCTTTAGGTGGAGTGGAGACAATTAATGACAATATCTTTAGAGGTATTAAGAGCATATTTCATGCCCAGTTATTAGAGCCATCGCTTGCTAAATTTTCACCAGGCCTTGCTAAGATTAGTAGTGGATTTTATCTCTCTATCATGTTCGGACTGCCTGGAGCAGCATTAGGGGTTTACAAAGGAATTGTTCATGAAGATAAAAGTAAGGTTGCGGCGCTTCTTTTTTCCGGTGCTTTGACTGCTTTTTTGACAGGAATAACCGAACCTTTAGAATTTTTATTTATTTTCACAGCGCCTTTGCTTTATTTTGTTCATGCCATTTATTCGGGATTTGCATTATTGTTTGCTAATTTTTTTGATGTTAGGATTGGCAATACCTTTTCTACTGGATTTTTGGATTTTTTTATGTTTGGAATACTTCAAGGAAATTCTAGAACAAATTGGATTAGTATAGTACCTTTAGGAATAATCTTTTTTGCTCTTTATTATTTTACTTTTAGTTGGCTTTATAGATATTTTGATTTTCAAATATTTGTTGCAGACGATCCATTTTTTGAAGGTCAAGAAGGCAAGCTAGAGAGTCTTGGTATTGCTCATCTTTTAATTCAAGGTCTTGGTGGATTTGATAATATTAAAAAGATTGATGTTTGTTCTACAAGGTTGCATGTAGATGTTGTTAATGTCGAGCTTATTGATAATGATTTACTCAAAGAGGCTGGAGCCCTTAAGATAGGACTTGTTAATGGCAAAGTGCAGCTTTTTTATGGATCTAATTCATATTATATTAAAAAGGCTATTGATACCTATTCTCCAAAAAGTCTTTTTGAAGCTAGTGTTATGGTTGCAGTTGATAATGTAAAACAAGGCCTTAAGACTTATATTGAAATGAAAGAAGATAAAAAACTTGAAAAGCAAGGCAAATCGGGGAAAGCTTATAAGCTTAATGAATTAGAAGAAGATTAA
- the rpsF gene encoding 30S ribosomal protein S6, producing MIKRYEACFLFKSEEIEYKGSLEEVRKSLEFFGATDIVSNFIGERALEYPIKKQARGRYEIIEFNMESNNLKELELRLKLIKNLLRYMILVKIVRKINTKKIKRRNFREFRDNVDKESFKGSSKIETLTGSESTDIQEK from the coding sequence ATGATTAAAAGATATGAGGCATGTTTTTTGTTTAAAAGTGAAGAAATTGAGTATAAAGGTTCTTTAGAAGAGGTTAGAAAATCTTTAGAATTTTTTGGCGCAACTGATATTGTTAGCAATTTTATTGGAGAGAGAGCCTTAGAATATCCTATCAAAAAGCAAGCTAGGGGTCGTTATGAAATAATAGAATTTAATATGGAAAGTAATAATTTAAAAGAACTTGAATTAAGGCTTAAGCTAATTAAAAACTTGCTTAGGTATATGATTTTGGTCAAAATAGTTAGAAAGATCAATACTAAAAAAATTAAAAGAAGAAATTTTAGGGAATTTAGAGATAATGTTGACAAAGAAAGTTTTAAAGGTAGCTCTAAAATCGAAACGCTAACAGGTTCTGAAAGCACAGATATTCAGGAAAAATAA
- a CDS encoding single-stranded DNA-binding protein, whose amino-acid sequence MADINSLVLSGRLTRDSELSYTESGMAVLRFSLANNRRMKKNDEWIDYPQYFDCVIFSKRAESLNEYLKKGKQVVVSGSLKYESWQDKNTGDKRSKINIFVDNLQMFSSGSNVFQMQDSDVNNLASHKREEAIKNIDIVDDKFNEDIPF is encoded by the coding sequence ATGGCTGATATTAATTCATTAGTATTGTCTGGCAGGCTTACAAGAGATTCTGAGCTTTCTTATACAGAAAGTGGCATGGCTGTTCTTAGGTTTTCTTTAGCTAATAATAGAAGAATGAAGAAAAATGACGAATGGATTGATTATCCACAATATTTTGATTGTGTTATCTTTTCAAAAAGAGCTGAAAGTCTTAATGAATATTTGAAAAAGGGTAAACAAGTTGTGGTAAGTGGGTCTCTTAAATATGAAAGCTGGCAAGATAAGAATACTGGTGATAAGAGGAGTAAGATTAATATATTTGTAGATAATTTACAAATGTTTAGTTCAGGCTCTAATGTTTTTCAAATGCAAGATTCAGATGTTAATAATTTAGCAAGCCATAAAAGAGAAGAGGCAATTAAGAATATTGATATTGTTGATGATAAATTTAATGAAGATATACCTTTTTAA
- the rpsR gene encoding 30S ribosomal protein S18, producing the protein MYKDRDVNQRDSRFENQQDGFKKNSNFRFFKRKSCKFCDSGKHPDYKDFDFLKKFITEQGKILPKRITGTSAKHQRRLALEIKRARYMALLPFVKK; encoded by the coding sequence ATGTATAAAGATAGAGATGTAAATCAAAGAGATTCAAGATTTGAAAATCAGCAGGATGGTTTTAAAAAAAATTCAAATTTCAGATTTTTTAAGAGAAAGTCATGTAAGTTTTGTGATTCTGGTAAACATCCTGATTATAAAGATTTTGATTTTCTTAAAAAGTTTATTACCGAGCAAGGTAAGATTTTACCTAAAAGAATTACTGGCACTTCTGCTAAGCATCAAAGGCGTTTGGCATTAGAAATCAAACGGGCAAGATATATGGCTTTGTTGCCTTTTGTAAAAAAATAG
- the rplI gene encoding 50S ribosomal protein L9: protein MKVILKEDFINLGREGDTVEVKDGFARNYLLPKGFAVFSNKHNVEIFNQKRRSILKKQETKKQIANDLKSKLDLVRLEFFMKSNDSGKLFHSINSLNVADELLKLGFDIERKKIDIHHGTLKAFGTYDVTVKLYEGISSIIKVDIKKEEKQEDKKPLNNKLNKVDE from the coding sequence ATGAAAGTGATTTTAAAGGAAGATTTTATTAATCTCGGAAGAGAAGGAGATACCGTAGAGGTAAAGGACGGATTTGCAAGAAATTATTTGCTACCTAAAGGTTTTGCAGTTTTTTCAAATAAACATAATGTTGAGATTTTTAATCAAAAAAGAAGATCAATATTAAAAAAGCAAGAAACAAAAAAGCAAATTGCCAACGATCTTAAATCTAAGCTTGATCTTGTTAGATTGGAATTTTTTATGAAATCCAATGATTCTGGCAAATTGTTTCATAGCATTAACAGCTTGAATGTTGCCGATGAACTTTTAAAACTTGGTTTTGATATAGAGAGAAAAAAGATAGATATACATCATGGAACTTTAAAGGCTTTTGGAACTTATGATGTTACAGTTAAGCTTTATGAAGGCATTAGCTCTATTATTAAAGTAGATATCAAAAAAGAAGAAAAACAAGAGGATAAAAAGCCTTTAAATAACAAGTTAAATAAAGTAGATGAGTAA
- the dnaB gene encoding replicative DNA helicase: MALTAFSNSALLFNDGAEKAVISSIFYNSDKLEQIAFHVRADDFYNETHKLIFKAMVSLYEKRENIDPITVFEEVSKHISKTQLLIKKDLINLPDYLDSLSVYLPTDRTINVYAKIVKEQSVRRSILNVSKELNDYINDSTKTINEIVEESQQKILSIELDYSSKNLYHAKVIAERVHNEIYERSMKKKEANFGIPSGFRKVDSLIGGFRNSDFIIVGARPSIGKTAFALNIASAIALRKEGKKKVGFFSLEMTADALIKRIISSQSCIDSFKVQNSILSGQEIKSLNDIVNEISDSELYIEDTPNISLLTLATQARKLKRFYGIDIIFVDYISLISFETKNLPRHEQVASISKSLKELARELEIPIIALSQLTRDTEGREPNLASLRESGALEQDADIVILLHRDKDFKFESSDEIEPIETKVIVAKHRNGPTGRADILFLPHITKFVNKDHQY, translated from the coding sequence GTGGCTTTAACAGCTTTTTCAAATTCTGCTCTTCTTTTTAATGATGGTGCAGAAAAAGCGGTAATTTCTAGTATATTTTATAATTCAGATAAGTTAGAGCAAATTGCTTTTCATGTAAGAGCTGATGATTTTTATAATGAAACTCATAAGTTGATTTTTAAAGCAATGGTTTCGCTTTATGAAAAAAGGGAAAATATTGATCCTATTACCGTTTTTGAAGAAGTATCTAAGCATATTTCAAAAACACAGCTTTTGATTAAAAAAGATTTAATCAATTTGCCAGATTATTTAGATTCACTTTCAGTTTATTTACCAACAGATAGAACTATAAATGTTTATGCAAAAATTGTAAAAGAACAGAGTGTTCGTAGAAGCATTTTAAATGTTTCTAAAGAACTTAACGACTATATAAATGACTCTACAAAAACTATTAATGAGATTGTTGAAGAATCTCAACAAAAAATTCTTTCAATTGAGTTGGATTATTCTAGCAAAAACCTCTATCATGCTAAAGTTATTGCAGAACGTGTTCATAATGAGATATATGAACGCAGCATGAAGAAAAAGGAGGCAAATTTTGGCATTCCAAGCGGTTTTAGAAAGGTCGACTCTCTTATTGGAGGATTTAGAAATAGCGATTTTATTATAGTTGGTGCTCGTCCTAGTATTGGTAAAACGGCATTTGCTTTAAATATTGCGTCTGCTATAGCATTAAGAAAGGAAGGAAAGAAAAAAGTAGGATTTTTTTCTCTTGAAATGACAGCGGATGCTTTAATAAAAAGAATAATATCGTCTCAATCTTGTATTGATAGCTTTAAAGTTCAAAATAGTATTTTATCTGGACAGGAGATAAAATCATTAAATGATATTGTAAATGAGATTAGTGATTCTGAGCTTTATATTGAAGATACTCCTAATATTAGTTTACTAACTTTAGCAACTCAAGCTAGAAAGCTTAAGCGATTTTATGGTATAGATATAATATTTGTTGATTATATCAGTTTAATTTCTTTTGAAACAAAAAATCTTCCAAGGCATGAACAAGTTGCGTCGATTAGCAAATCTCTTAAAGAGCTTGCTAGAGAGCTTGAAATTCCTATTATTGCATTATCTCAGCTTACAAGAGATACAGAAGGGCGTGAACCCAATCTTGCTAGTCTAAGGGAATCTGGAGCATTAGAGCAAGATGCTGATATTGTAATTTTACTTCATAGAGATAAGGATTTTAAATTTGAGTCTTCTGATGAGATAGAGCCAATAGAAACCAAGGTTATTGTAGCAAAACATAGAAATGGCCCTACAGGTAGGGCAGATATATTATTTTTACCGCACATTACTAAGTTTGTTAACAAAGACCATCAGTATTAG